A section of the Acidimicrobiales bacterium genome encodes:
- a CDS encoding Ig-like domain-containing protein — MKRSRLARSVAGVATLLSSGGFAGYELAAAPAASATPIPITSTWTGGSTAPPSWSDAGNWSSTSPDQAPSNGSIITTLSFPDLSSCDSELAASGSTVENCYWSSNDLTGVSVGTLDIATSPQTSYQISGNGLVLSGGITVTGANATHYPAVVANNLTLTGTGSTWSLPGSSLELDGNVTGAGTAVTTALSNSASLNLGDGSTANSVQASSFAITGGDSTQTGQNAGSNGYVQLSGTDLNGTNGNPLNLTDAALSGDGSVGALSVTGGSVNLDNMSAPTTLSTASANFDSNSQLSFDFDGSVASPSAGTDYSQLTSTGAIDLGGAQLVLNSIASNCTDPAPGTSYTLVTAGSLTGKFSDSQGATYGNGDVMSLPSCDGTSQVDYGVSETSTTLTLKVLQPTTTTISAASASPQVNQADLLTATVTSASGTPSGTVEFRENYGNDVIPGCSSQPLTNGQATCDATFGSAGQNGIGATFVPDGSNDLAPSTGGTTVDVGAASATPAGPGYDLFASDGGVFNLGGLPFNGSMASKPLNKPIVGGAMATDGKSYYLVASDGGVFNFGSGATFDGSMGNKPLNQPIVGMAVDPATGGYWLVASDGGVFNFDAPFYGSMGNKALNQPIVGIAAALDGQGYYLVAKDGGIFNFGPSAHFQGSEGSKHLNAPVVGMAVDSYTGGYWVVASDGGIFNFNAPYQGSMGNRPLNKPVVGMAVG, encoded by the coding sequence ATGAAACGATCAAGACTCGCGCGCTCTGTCGCGGGTGTGGCTACCTTGCTGTCTTCGGGCGGCTTCGCGGGATACGAGTTGGCAGCAGCACCAGCGGCGTCCGCGACCCCGATACCGATCACGTCCACATGGACTGGAGGCTCCACTGCGCCTCCCAGCTGGAGCGACGCGGGGAACTGGTCGTCGACATCGCCCGACCAAGCACCGTCGAACGGCTCGATCATCACCACACTGAGCTTCCCCGACCTCTCATCCTGCGACAGCGAGCTCGCAGCCAGCGGAAGCACTGTCGAGAACTGCTACTGGTCGTCGAATGACCTGACGGGCGTCTCGGTAGGGACTCTCGACATAGCGACCTCCCCCCAGACCTCGTACCAGATCAGCGGCAATGGCCTGGTCCTTTCCGGCGGGATCACCGTAACGGGCGCCAACGCCACCCACTACCCGGCTGTTGTAGCGAACAATTTGACCCTCACCGGCACCGGCTCGACCTGGTCGCTCCCCGGCTCGAGTCTCGAGCTCGACGGCAACGTCACTGGAGCGGGCACGGCTGTCACAACGGCCCTCAGCAACTCGGCCAGCCTCAATCTGGGTGATGGATCCACAGCGAACAGTGTCCAGGCGTCATCCTTCGCTATCACCGGTGGCGACAGCACCCAGACGGGACAGAACGCCGGCAGCAACGGTTACGTCCAGCTGAGTGGCACCGACCTCAACGGCACGAACGGCAATCCGCTCAACTTGACCGACGCCGCCCTCAGCGGGGATGGCTCGGTAGGTGCTCTGAGCGTCACGGGCGGTTCCGTGAACCTCGACAACATGAGCGCACCTACGACATTGTCGACTGCCTCGGCGAACTTCGACTCGAACAGCCAGCTCAGCTTCGACTTCGACGGGAGTGTCGCAAGCCCGAGCGCCGGCACTGACTACTCCCAGCTCACCTCCACTGGGGCGATCGACCTCGGCGGCGCACAGCTGGTCCTCAACAGCATCGCCAGCAACTGCACCGATCCCGCGCCGGGCACGAGCTACACGCTCGTCACCGCCGGGAGCCTCACCGGCAAGTTCAGCGACTCGCAGGGAGCCACCTACGGCAACGGCGACGTGATGTCGCTGCCGTCGTGCGACGGCACCTCGCAGGTCGACTACGGCGTCAGCGAGACGTCGACGACTCTCACCCTGAAGGTCCTGCAGCCGACCACGACAACCATTAGCGCCGCATCTGCCTCGCCCCAGGTGAACCAGGCCGACCTGCTCACCGCGACGGTCACCTCGGCGTCGGGAACCCCCTCGGGCACCGTGGAGTTCCGCGAGAACTACGGCAACGACGTGATCCCAGGCTGCTCCAGCCAGCCGTTGACCAACGGTCAGGCGACGTGCGACGCCACATTCGGATCAGCGGGCCAGAACGGGATCGGCGCCACATTCGTACCGGACGGATCCAACGACCTCGCTCCTTCGACCGGCGGCACCACGGTCGACGTCGGCGCGGCGTCCGCAACCCCGGCAGGTCCCGGCTACGACCTGTTCGCTTCTGATGGAGGAGTCTTCAATCTCGGCGGATTGCCGTTCAACGGCTCTATGGCCTCGAAGCCGCTCAACAAGCCGATCGTCGGCGGGGCCATGGCGACCGATGGGAAGAGTTACTACCTCGTCGCAAGCGACGGGGGCGTGTTCAACTTCGGCTCGGGCGCCACGTTCGATGGCTCCATGGGCAACAAGCCGCTCAACCAGCCGATCGTTGGCATGGCAGTCGACCCCGCGACCGGTGGCTACTGGTTGGTTGCCTCCGATGGTGGCGTCTTCAACTTCGACGCTCCGTTCTACGGCTCCATGGGCAACAAGGCGCTCAACCAGCCGATCGTCGGCATCGCGGCCGCTCTCGACGGGCAGGGCTACTACCTCGTTGCCAAGGACGGAGGCATCTTCAACTTCGGTCCGAGCGCGCACTTCCAGGGTTCGGAAGGCAGCAAGCACCTCAACGCTCCGGTCGTGGGCATGGCGGTGGACAGCTACACCGGTGGCTACTGGGTGGTTGCCTCCGACGGCGGCATCTTCAACTTCAACGCCCCGTACCAGGGCTCCATGGGCAACAGGCCGCTGAACAAGCCGGTTGTCGGCATGGCCGTGGGGTAG